A part of Maridesulfovibrio hydrothermalis AM13 = DSM 14728 genomic DNA contains:
- the cas10 gene encoding type III-B CRISPR-associated protein Cas10/Cmr2 — protein MAYLIKIGFGPVHGFITAARKLEDLCSGSCMLSKLMKEAAVRIGEELIYPVLPSEDSKANMPNIMVIKTESLPEELARDIVINIKQDFYDQIYKAVKSQNLSIDNDLLNTVIARQTSGFLETVWSAVELGSSFEDSLIHLNQRFDAAKRTRMFSQQEEPGMKCTLQTNLSALAPQPPSNKNPDQFTKEWWIELANRDIRDSEGYELRNASKLAKKGERFSAIGLAKRVKARIDKDTHHFPSTYAVATAMWRKRIIQEARNKDFDADIFNAFFNKWTELEKEKEKEKEKEKESYIDFNEVPDDVIPALSELEKDSKLPSDIFNKLLTCEAQCFHKTEFIKKNSKEKVQVDPIKNERKKLIEHTKKIGAGSPPGHYALLSADGDSMGRFVDACKDENTLCELSTALKEFSEQAFATIEGKNVCGRVIYAGGDDVLAVMPVDAAINAACELRRYYRKKLAKFKYTDETNQPIDATLSVALLFAPDNYPLHRLLDNAEATLNGKAKAQEKDALAITVYKGGSEVSATVLPTEVEEWKLDSWIDGNPEDDNEEKVKGEEAKQLPGMRELFDNNKISSKSMHDLFRDLSIMEKGNSNNPELISSIVMGRIATNRETKDEEIKQVQERLMEFYKAMDAENKRRHRQTIPIDNCNRTDFRNSAPTFIASTLITLRNIWRMQCLSK, from the coding sequence ATGGCTTATCTCATCAAAATAGGGTTCGGACCAGTACATGGATTTATTACTGCTGCACGCAAACTAGAAGACCTCTGTTCAGGAAGCTGCATGCTCAGTAAACTAATGAAAGAAGCAGCTGTCAGGATTGGTGAAGAACTTATTTATCCAGTCCTGCCTTCCGAAGATTCGAAAGCAAATATGCCTAACATTATGGTTATTAAAACCGAGTCATTACCGGAAGAACTGGCTAGGGACATTGTTATAAACATTAAGCAAGATTTTTATGACCAGATTTACAAGGCTGTTAAATCTCAAAATTTATCAATAGACAACGACCTGTTAAATACAGTCATAGCCAGACAGACTTCGGGATTCCTTGAAACTGTGTGGAGTGCTGTAGAACTAGGTTCTTCCTTTGAAGACTCGCTTATCCATCTCAACCAAAGGTTTGATGCGGCTAAGCGAACCCGCATGTTTTCTCAGCAAGAAGAACCGGGCATGAAATGTACCCTGCAAACAAACCTGTCCGCCCTAGCACCTCAGCCTCCTTCCAATAAGAACCCTGATCAATTCACAAAAGAATGGTGGATTGAGCTTGCCAATAGAGACATTCGCGACAGTGAAGGATACGAGCTGCGTAACGCCAGCAAGCTTGCCAAAAAAGGGGAAAGATTCTCGGCTATTGGCCTTGCTAAACGCGTGAAGGCTCGCATTGATAAAGACACCCATCATTTCCCATCAACTTATGCAGTAGCGACTGCTATGTGGCGTAAGCGCATTATTCAAGAGGCGAGGAATAAAGATTTTGATGCGGATATTTTCAATGCATTTTTCAATAAATGGACTGAACTTGAAAAGGAAAAGGAAAAGGAAAAGGAAAAGGAAAAGGAAAGCTACATTGATTTCAACGAAGTTCCAGATGATGTAATCCCGGCCCTTTCTGAACTGGAAAAAGATAGCAAATTGCCCTCTGATATATTTAACAAACTCCTGACCTGCGAAGCCCAGTGTTTCCACAAAACTGAATTTATCAAAAAAAATAGTAAAGAAAAAGTTCAAGTAGATCCTATAAAAAATGAAAGAAAAAAACTGATCGAACACACCAAGAAAATCGGAGCTGGATCACCTCCCGGTCATTACGCCCTGCTCTCCGCCGATGGAGATTCTATGGGGCGTTTTGTAGATGCTTGCAAGGATGAAAACACTCTTTGCGAGCTTAGCACAGCCCTGAAAGAATTTTCCGAGCAAGCCTTTGCTACCATAGAAGGTAAAAATGTCTGCGGACGGGTAATCTACGCAGGCGGGGACGATGTACTAGCGGTCATGCCCGTTGACGCTGCAATCAATGCGGCATGTGAACTGAGACGTTATTATCGTAAAAAGCTTGCTAAATTCAAATACACAGACGAAACCAATCAACCAATTGATGCAACACTCAGCGTTGCCCTACTTTTTGCCCCGGATAACTATCCGCTGCATCGCCTACTGGATAATGCCGAGGCTACATTAAATGGAAAAGCCAAGGCGCAAGAAAAAGATGCTCTTGCCATAACTGTATATAAAGGCGGCAGTGAAGTCAGTGCTACAGTTTTACCAACTGAAGTTGAAGAATGGAAACTTGATTCATGGATAGATGGCAACCCCGAAGATGATAATGAAGAAAAGGTTAAGGGAGAAGAAGCCAAACAACTACCAGGCATGAGAGAACTATTTGACAACAACAAAATATCATCAAAATCCATGCACGACCTGTTTCGCGATCTTTCAATTATGGAAAAAGGAAATAGCAATAATCCAGAGCTTATAAGTTCAATCGTTATGGGGCGAATTGCCACCAACAGGGAAACCAAAGACGAGGAGATTAAACAGGTTCAGGAAAGATTAATGGAGTTTTACAAAGCAATGGATGCTGAAAATAAACGCCGTCACCGGCAGACAATACCAATTGATAACTGCAATAGAACGGACTTCCGCAACAGTGCTCCTACCTTTATTGCCTCAACTCTGATAACTCTTCGCAACATCTGGAGAATGCAATGTTTGTCGAAATAG